A section of the Sporanaerobacter acetigenes DSM 13106 genome encodes:
- a CDS encoding ABC transporter permease gives MLNIIIYSVDKNSIFQVSHEKLNNGLKLLNNSLLLSITTTIISTTIGFIAALTLKRINFRGRKLLRILMLTPLINPPFVGSIAYIMLFGKRGLITNKLLGLSISPFGFKGIVIMQSLGLISLAYILISSAIDKINPSLEEAARNMGASEWDVFKTITFRTMLPEITNTSLLIFLSSMADFSTPIIIGGSYRTLAAQLYIEITGLFDLRTGALLGTLLLLPCLLAFMLQKYVVSKRLYFSDRISSEDIEYKGINKFVKYILIAITMLYILLICVKYLFIVMGGFTVQWGHDYTFTLDHFKAIFTRDFSAFGNSIKLALVSASISSLLGVFLSYLMYRKNFKTSQIIDFIATLPAAVPGILYGMAYLTTFNKEPLVLIGTKIVIYIICITRFMNVGLRTGYALLSHIDPSMELASFNLGMGEIGTFAWITLPQLKPAFVNSFMKNFSSGMVTLGAIILLMIPSNKVAVQMIFLSTYGYTIGAAAAMSLLLSFTSLAFLGLFYLIFNLDNIFKMRRDKGENSI, from the coding sequence ATGCTAAATATAATAATCTACAGTGTTGATAAAAATAGTATTTTTCAAGTTTCTCATGAAAAATTGAACAATGGTCTTAAACTTTTGAATAATAGTTTGCTTTTATCCATAACTACGACTATTATTTCTACTACAATTGGCTTTATTGCAGCTTTAACATTGAAGAGAATCAATTTTAGAGGTAGAAAACTATTGAGAATTTTAATGCTAACTCCACTAATAAATCCACCTTTTGTAGGTAGTATTGCATATATAATGTTATTTGGGAAAAGGGGACTCATTACCAACAAATTGTTAGGTCTGTCCATAAGTCCTTTTGGATTTAAGGGGATAGTAATCATGCAGTCCTTAGGTCTAATCTCCTTAGCTTATATACTCATATCTAGTGCTATAGACAAAATCAATCCAAGTTTAGAAGAAGCTGCTAGAAACATGGGAGCTAGTGAATGGGACGTGTTTAAGACTATAACATTTAGAACCATGTTGCCAGAAATAACAAATACCAGCTTATTGATATTTTTATCATCCATGGCAGACTTTAGCACCCCTATAATTATAGGAGGATCTTATCGAACCTTAGCAGCTCAACTTTATATTGAAATAACTGGGTTATTTGATTTGAGAACAGGTGCTTTGTTGGGAACTCTTCTATTGCTCCCTTGCTTATTAGCTTTTATGCTACAAAAATATGTTGTGAGTAAAAGATTATACTTTTCAGATAGGATTAGTTCTGAAGACATTGAATATAAAGGAATTAATAAGTTTGTAAAATATATATTAATAGCAATAACTATGCTATATATACTGTTGATTTGTGTAAAGTATTTATTTATAGTTATGGGTGGTTTTACAGTCCAATGGGGACATGATTACACATTTACATTAGATCATTTTAAGGCCATATTTACAAGAGATTTTAGTGCTTTTGGAAACAGTATTAAACTTGCACTTGTATCAGCTTCTATATCCTCATTGTTGGGAGTATTTTTGTCCTATTTGATGTATAGAAAGAATTTTAAAACATCTCAAATTATCGATTTTATAGCTACTTTGCCAGCAGCTGTGCCAGGAATATTGTATGGGATGGCATATTTAACAACATTCAACAAAGAACCTTTAGTTTTGATTGGGACTAAAATCGTAATATATATAATATGTATCACTAGGTTTATGAATGTAGGGTTAAGAACTGGATATGCATTGCTTTCTCATATAGATCCAAGTATGGAATTAGCTTCTTTTAACTTAGGAATGGGTGAAATAGGAACTTTTGCTTGGATAACATTGCCCCAACTTAAACCGGCATTTGTAAATTCTTTTATGAAGAATTTTAGCTCCGGGATGGTAACATTAGGTGCTATAATTTTATTGATGATACCTAGCAATAAGGTAGCGGTTCAGATGATTTTTCTTTCAACATATGGTTATACAATAGGTGCAGCCGCAGCTATGTCTTTGTTGTTATCCTTTACTAGCCTTGCTTTTTTAGGACTATTTTATCTAATTTTTAATTTAGACAATATATTTAAAATGAGGAGGGATAAAGGTGAAAATTCTATTTGA